The genomic DNA TGACTTTTTTGATATACTATATTACTCACTAATTTTTTTTGAGATACTACATTAAATACCAATGATAGTCAACAATCTTGAATTTTCTACTTTACTATTTTTAtcattcaattatttttttatattttttatttattaacccatttgcatcatCGTCCTACACGTTGACGCCGGCGCCAATATTCGTGGTTTCCTCCATGGGGCGGCGCTGGGTCACTACCTATTTTGTGAAATACATGTGTGATCCATCGGCGCCCCTCGGGTCAGACACATGTGACCCGCAGATGGGACACGCCGCCTCACGGAACAGATACGTGCGACTCGCCGATGGGTCGCGCCGGCGTCAACATGTTAAGGGCTATTGGAAGGCATCAGCGGCGTTCAACTGACGACTGGTCCCCATTACCACGCGCGGTCGGTCGTAGGTGCAGTAAATGACATCCGAATTGTTCATAGAATTTATCGAAAGTTTACTATTCAAAACGATTGTTAGATAATGTTACCTCGTGAACATCGTatcttacattctttataacagagaaaaaaaataaaaattatttattaaaaaaaaattatttagattaaaatggaaattgAATCATATTATTTCTCGTGGAATTCTTTAAAATGGTTACATAATGGTACATCACAAATATGACATTTAAAGACCGTTTCTCATCGAGTACATTTAGATAAGCATGCAACGCATCGCTTTGACGTACTGCTTTCCTTTGCTGGAGTTGGAGGTATCCGAATAGGAAAATGCCTGCCAGTATATCGCGTTATCGAATCATTAGATGCCTCACTTACTTTTATATTTGGTAAATATTCGCCAATAATTTCTTCggttaattgttatttaaaaatatgaaaagctCGATccttttatgatttttaaaaattacataacTACTTAGTAATATCATGTCTATgaggtaaaaaatatttttttataggcTTTTTTACATCTTCGCAtagtatgaaatttatttaacatttgatCGCCAACATCAACTCCATCCATATTCTGATTATAGTCAATTACTACTGTTGTTTTACACATTTTTATCGGTTTGTTTTCTCCGCTTCAACAAATTCTAAGCTATGCATAGTTGTTAGTAAAACGACATCTTTTTTATCCTTCCATTTTATCGCCGCCATATCTCTTGCAGAATATCGCGTAATAATCCGCGCTTGGTGATAGAAGACAGTCGCAGCGCACGGATTAATCCATGCTTGGATGCAAATGGGTTAATGTATTGCACGTCTTATAGAATattgtaatatgttatattaaacataattctatgaaatacaatttatttaagTGAATGTTGATAAATTAGATAATatgactttttatttataaaaattgtttataattacagaacatttttttatcaataaaaaagtcggttttttgtaataaaacttttttttttaatttgaagttaTTTTCCAAAAACGAATTTCTCTATCACTTGTCGCGCAGACATACGGTAATTTATAATGACACGTTATTCCACCTATTAATTTAACTTGCCCACAAATTATTTCTTGTTcagtttttatatttgtaaccTTTAATAAATTATCTGGTCTGCCTATACTTGCTACAAAATTTTCATAGCCAAGGAAGAACTTTACTGTTAAACCTCCTTCAATGTGAAGAGGTTTTGATTCTAAAGGTGGACTgaaagtaacaaaaattatcagaaaatatattacaattattattttgttcattggttaatttttaaatttatttcgcaGTGCATTACCTAGGTTTGGATATATCCCATAAAATTAGTTTCCCAGCTGCTATAGCTGCAACTTTTAATGGGTTGGGTCCCCAGTCAATAGACATTAAGGGAGCAATATCTGTATCTAAAGACATAATTGCTTGCTGACTGCGTACATCATACATATGAATCAATCCATTTTTTTCACCAACAAGGAGCTTGCCAGATTTTTCAAGATGAAAACTTACACTCATTCCTGGAGATGTTAAGTAAAATGTAGATATAcatttttcatcttcttttACAGCCCAAAGTTTACAAGTATGGTCATCAGACACAGAAGCCAATAATTCACCTTCGGTTTCATAAcaaattgaatttatataatCCTTGTGTCCTTCCATCTTGTATTAAAAGAAATGTCAATAAATTGATTCATGAAAAATAAGTTGCATCtattataattctttaatcTCACCTGGCATACAGTGTTTTCATTCAGATCACTGCTATATAATCTTATTTTAAAATCTGCTCCAGCAACACAGAACATTAAAACTTTAGGTACAACACTCAAGGAGGTTTCTGGACTCCAAGCAATAGCATGTGGTCTAGTATCATGACGAAATGTTCTAAAAGGTTTATAAGCAATATCTTCCACTGTTTCATCTTCATCcttattatacaataataataataatagttattattcatttaaaaataatgtttttctTGCAATCttattatattccataactgttaTTTTTTGCAGTGATTAACGTTTTCATAAAACTAAAACATATATTCTGAACATCTATGACTGTTTTTCAGAGATAATAAGTAAAATTTCACtaaactattttattttctcattcatgtatttttatattcaattagAAGGTAAGTTGTagattatatcttttttaattctttgtcataaaaaataattttcatgaaatatcAAACAGgtatattatgtaaattttgtaaattaaaataccCAATAATACACGTATAATGAAACTCAATGATTTTACCTGAAATTTAATAGTACCGATGACAATTTCTTCGGCTAATGCGACACAAATTAGATGTTGAGACCATTCGTAAGGAGATAACTCAACACAATATATCTGTTTAGAAAAATGCAACTGATATGTAGGTGGTGTAGTTAAAGCTTCGTCCATCGTGTATTCGTATTCGTATTATTTCCTTCAATATAAGAGATGAGCTTGTGTTATGATCAACAAGAGATCACCGGCATAACCTATAAAACTTCCTCGCTGAATTGTATTAATTCGGAGATTGCAACGAAGGAAATATCAACGAATATATATGAAAGGTAAATGATCATAACGAATTTGTTCCTTGGttcattaacatttttatactattattatgctatataacattcCATTGTAATCGGAATTGCAATTCATATAAACATAAAAAACATGCACGCGCGCTATAAGATGAGGTTAGGTCGAATTTAAACTATCTAGAGGGCAGTACGTATTTTACGTATGCTACATGTAATCGTTCAACGTGCCGCATATCCCTCAGCAAGCGAACTTATTTAACTAAATATAAGATCACCGCTTGTACACGCCGCGAGTTTTTGACTCAATAATTGACCATCAGATATGAATTGACAAGCCGTATTGACAGAACTTTTGCCAAACGTGTATCTTCGATCCGTCTCGATCTACGATCGCGTTACGAGGTAGGTACCTTCTGTCAAGGCATGCTTACCAGGGCATACTACACATACTTTACAAGCTGGTTCACCTCGTGCTTTTCTTGCATTGTAATTACACAATTTCACATTATCtaatttctttctaaaatttttatAGTACCTGTAACTTTCGTAGCACGTGTGAAGCTACGATATCTTTTACCAAACACGTTTCTGTTTGCTTCGTTtccgaatttaaattttcagaaTGTCATTTTACGAAATTTAACTGTTTTTCTCAtgatcttatttttttttttttttataatttcaacatTTTGACAAAAATTTTTAGAACGTTTATGACTATCACATTTGCCgtcattaaaaattattttatcttgatatattgtatttataaaagtgCTTCAGATGATAGAAAAAAGTATTAATGGTTTTTATCATTTGGAGTAGAaatagataatatattttacacataTGCTTCAAAGTTCAAGTATTTGATCATTAATTGTACTTTTTATATGTAGGTTCACAttaaatttatatcatataaaactcatgtatatatatattgtgtgtACATGttgatataaattgaaataaaaaagtatgaAATGATAAAAACCTATATTatgctttttctatttttacatccaaaatttaataaaaaatacaaataactaTTACCTTCAATTACAGTGCAATAGGCAGGAATGGAGTTCGGGGTAGGTAATGTTGCCCAAATATCAGCAGAACTTGCTCAAGTAGTGGAGGTGATGATGTCACCAAATGTTCCACAACAGCAACGTTTGGAAGTGTATAATGCTTGTGAACGATTTAAGGAATCATCTCCTTTATGTGCACAATGTGGATTATACCTAGCTCAGAGAGCTCCAAATAGAAGTTCAGTAGTTAGGCATTTTGGATTACAGCTTATGGAACATTGTATCAAATATAGATGGACGCAAATATCTCAatcagaaaaaatatttataaaggaGAATGCAATGAAATTACTTCAAGAAGGTACAGAACCATTATTACAAGAGGAAGCTCATATTAAAGATGCATTATCTCGTGTTGTGGTAGAAATGATAAAGAGGGAATGGCCACAACAATGGCCTACATTGCTTGCTGAACTTAGTCAAGCTTGTACAAGGGGTGAAAGTCAAACTGAATTAGTTCTTCTAGTGTTTTTGAGACTCGTAGAGGATGTTGCACTTTTACAAACATTAGAATCTAATCAAAGAAGAAAGGATATATACCAAGCACTTAACACAAATATGGCTGAAATTTTTAGCTTTTTTCTAAGATTAATGGAACAACATTTTTCAGAATTTCAAAAAACGAATAGTTTAGGTTGTACTTCTGAAGCTGCAGCACATAGTAAAGTTGTACAGGTAAATTTGTTGTGAGGTTATTTATGTCTTTTCAATCAATgtttgtaattgtatatattaaatcatttttctGTGATATAGGTAGTACTGTCTACGTTAACTGGTTTTGTAGAGTGGATTTCAATTACTCATGTTATGGCAGAAGATGGcagattattacaaatattatgtcTTCTATTGGGAGATCCAATATTTCAATGCTCAGCAGCTGAATGTTTATTACAAATTGTAAACCGTAAAGGAAAAGCTGAAGACAGAAAAcaattaatgattttattttctgAAGATGCTTTGAGATACATTTATACAGCAGCAACTGCAGCATCACCTGTCACTGGAACAAATGAATTTCATGAAAACcaatatttattcttaaaaaagCTGACACAGGTAAATTGCAATTTATCATAAAacatattgttatttatatgtAGACGCAATGAAAAatgtcaatttttaatttaggtGCTAACTGGAATGGCAACTCAACTTTGTACACTTTGGGGTAAAGATGATAGTTCCAGCATTCGACCAACAcatttcaacatatttttagATACTGTGTTGACATTTACTATGTATTCAAGTTTGACATTAACGCATATGGCAAACGTAATTTGGATAATGCTGTTTAAACATGAACAGATAAAACAAGATCAATTATTGTTAACTTACATACCAAAATATGTAGAAAATACAGCTCCAAAACTAATAAAAGTAGCATATCCACAAGGTAGACAAGCTAATGGAATGAGCGCATATTGTCTCGCGGATTATGATTCAGTGGAAGAGTTCAATGTCTTTCTTCATCGATTCAGAACCGATTTATTGGAAGGATTTCGACAAGCCACGATGGTAGCACCTCTGGTTACATTTACGTACGTACAACAGTGGTTAACAGCCAAAATAACGAAGGGAATGGCGGATCTTCGATATCAAAG from Bombus terrestris chromosome 11, iyBomTerr1.2, whole genome shotgun sequence includes the following:
- the LOC100652084 gene encoding nucleoporin Nup37; amino-acid sequence: MDEALTTPPTYQLHFSKQIYCVELSPYEWSQHLICVALAEEIVIGTIKFQDEDETVEDIAYKPFRTFRHDTRPHAIAWSPETSLSVVPKVLMFCVAGADFKIRLYSSDLNENTVCQMEGHKDYINSICYETEGELLASVSDDHTCKLWAVKEDEKCISTFYLTSPGMSVSFHLEKSGKLLVGEKNGLIHMYDVRSQQAIMSLDTDIAPLMSIDWGPNPLKVAAIAAGKLILWDISKPSPPLESKPLHIEGGLTVKFFLGYENFVASIGRPDNLLKVTNIKTEQEIICGQVKLIGGITCHYKLPYVCATSDREIRFWKITSN